A genomic region of Hydrogenovibrio crunogenus contains the following coding sequences:
- a CDS encoding N-6 DNA methylase, whose translation MYVLLQIKLALVSLNELDETSVELGLTELIKGRHNNRSHTEMATLKATETKNRLKDEVHRFAKSNDLYTDLFDNLDAKMIVSLTTIALTTDNLSLELRKFMDDNPRRTGVNFTPVVIRRLMQSVLLNLTSDKEQTSLLDPLSRTGDLVFSWPPLPFSKIGLNSDTQLEREVAKLFWNVVMLDQHDLQSNEPNIVQQTVTTTPVKLLQNHKPKKEKYDAVLSSIASSTGTVNHDTRKAKTHSTAWVEAILEILNDNGVAVLLIEDGFFHRTTFDYEFREQLVKKDLVEMIIALPANLYFKNAHFNASILVINKNKPVHAKNKVKLFHLHELKNLKLDEIEKLAAFTSHAEAHHSKKLPPNLINEIASL comes from the coding sequence GTGTATGTTTTACTGCAAATCAAGCTTGCCCTAGTCTCATTAAACGAACTTGATGAGACGAGCGTGGAATTAGGTTTAACTGAATTAATAAAAGGTCGTCATAACAATCGTTCTCATACCGAAATGGCAACACTGAAAGCAACTGAGACAAAAAATAGACTAAAAGATGAAGTGCATCGTTTTGCTAAAAGCAATGATTTATATACCGATTTATTCGATAACTTAGATGCAAAAATGATTGTTTCTTTAACAACGATTGCACTGACGACAGATAATCTTTCTTTAGAACTCAGAAAATTTATGGATGACAACCCAAGACGAACAGGGGTCAACTTTACGCCTGTCGTTATTAGGCGGTTAATGCAGTCTGTTTTGCTAAACCTAACTTCAGATAAAGAACAAACGAGCCTACTTGACCCTCTCTCTAGAACAGGAGACTTGGTATTTTCGTGGCCACCACTCCCCTTTTCTAAAATCGGTTTAAATTCTGACACTCAGCTTGAGAGAGAGGTAGCCAAATTATTTTGGAATGTAGTCATGCTTGATCAACATGACTTGCAATCTAATGAACCAAATATTGTTCAACAAACGGTGACTACAACACCTGTCAAACTTCTTCAAAATCACAAGCCAAAAAAAGAAAAATATGATGCCGTTTTAAGCTCAATTGCATCGTCGACTGGAACCGTTAATCACGACACGAGAAAAGCAAAAACACATTCAACAGCCTGGGTTGAGGCTATATTAGAAATCTTGAATGATAATGGCGTGGCGGTCTTGTTGATTGAAGATGGTTTTTTCCATCGAACCACTTTTGATTATGAATTTCGCGAACAGCTTGTTAAAAAAGATTTAGTTGAAATGATTATTGCTTTGCCAGCTAACTTGTATTTTAAAAACGCACATTTTAATGCCAGTATTTTAGTCATCAATAAAAACAAACCTGTCCATGCTAAAAATAAAGTAAAACTGTTTCATCTACATGAACTAAAGAATCTTAAGCTTGATGAAATAGAAAAATTAGCTGCGTTTACCAGTCATGCTGAAGCACATCATTCTAAAAAATTACCGCCTAACCTGATCAATGAGATTGCGAGCCTGTAA
- a CDS encoding restriction endonuclease subunit S domain-containing protein encodes MKLKDCVTAFTGINTSKISKDSFTDGVEMGLITGQSINEYGEFESELAQTTWIVPGSAEKFLLLDNDIVIQIRGNVFKAGLFKQSEADTKQSYIASSNFVIMRVNTDFLQPEILVSYFNSSFFKENVIAATRSNTMLITLKKLLEHPIAIPCQSDQKALVSMFYRYADLQKKTLELFNQQKVVAETKLFDVLQRSNKDTK; translated from the coding sequence ATGAAACTAAAAGATTGTGTCACTGCTTTTACTGGAATCAACACCTCAAAAATCTCTAAAGATTCCTTTACAGATGGAGTTGAGATGGGACTCATAACGGGACAATCAATCAATGAATATGGAGAGTTTGAATCGGAACTGGCTCAGACAACATGGATAGTTCCAGGTTCTGCTGAGAAGTTCTTGTTACTCGATAACGACATCGTGATACAAATACGAGGAAATGTTTTTAAGGCAGGGTTATTTAAGCAAAGTGAAGCGGATACAAAGCAAAGCTATATTGCGAGCTCTAACTTTGTCATCATGAGAGTAAATACAGATTTCCTGCAACCTGAAATTCTGGTGTCTTACTTCAACTCCTCCTTTTTTAAGGAGAATGTCATTGCAGCAACGCGTTCTAACACGATGCTGATCACGTTAAAAAAACTGCTAGAGCATCCAATTGCAATTCCTTGTCAATCCGATCAAAAAGCGCTGGTTTCTATGTTTTATCGTTATGCTGATCTACAGAAGAAAACACTGGAATTATTCAATCAACAAAAAGTGGTTGCAGAAACCAAGCTATTCGATGTGTTGCAACGCTCGAATAAGGATACAAAGTAA
- a CDS encoding AAA family ATPase, with protein sequence MMETEMVWGRAGCTTNDRLQELANQLASKGKFAIISSNSSFEFMKKESGNRGAKDNFAKIKEFYYEGKHYKKVAKVTQQLLKELNKLKKRFPNFIEVIMHIENHLTLKTLGNKNIQIDPLYIWGEPGIGKTEFVFALSEVFGVDLEKCNAGQLGGAIALAGSEPQWSDSAPGLIVQGMMRSENANFIFFMDELEKVNHSGNNGNPLNALYDLLEERSASQFVDQAFTSAVLFDASALIFMASGNSTEGIHPALLSRLNVFEVPLPTIEHMKSIIQNIHVSILEGSDWGSFFDTKLSEEVIDVLIKDQRSVRQVKKSLKNSYVNAYQNKRSYLIVDDLEIIQDKTVPMGFY encoded by the coding sequence ATGATGGAAACAGAAATGGTTTGGGGTAGAGCTGGCTGTACAACAAATGACAGATTACAAGAATTAGCTAATCAATTAGCTTCAAAGGGTAAGTTTGCAATAATCAGTTCTAACAGTAGTTTCGAATTTATGAAAAAAGAGTCTGGCAATAGGGGAGCAAAAGATAACTTTGCAAAGATTAAGGAGTTCTATTACGAAGGGAAGCACTATAAAAAAGTGGCAAAAGTGACTCAACAGCTTTTGAAAGAGCTTAATAAACTTAAGAAACGTTTTCCAAATTTTATCGAAGTGATTATGCATATTGAAAACCACCTGACATTAAAAACTCTAGGGAATAAGAACATTCAAATTGATCCTCTTTATATTTGGGGTGAGCCAGGGATTGGTAAAACAGAATTTGTATTCGCACTGAGTGAGGTGTTTGGGGTTGATTTAGAAAAGTGCAATGCGGGACAGCTTGGTGGAGCAATTGCATTAGCAGGGTCAGAACCACAATGGTCTGATTCAGCACCTGGTCTCATTGTTCAAGGGATGATGCGTTCAGAAAATGCCAATTTTATTTTTTTTATGGATGAGTTGGAAAAGGTGAATCACAGTGGAAATAACGGGAATCCGCTCAATGCTCTTTATGACTTATTAGAAGAGCGTTCTGCAAGTCAGTTTGTCGATCAAGCTTTTACAAGTGCGGTTTTATTTGATGCATCTGCTTTGATTTTTATGGCCTCTGGAAATAGCACTGAAGGAATTCATCCAGCATTACTTTCACGTTTAAATGTCTTTGAAGTTCCTTTGCCAACTATCGAACACATGAAATCCATTATTCAAAACATTCATGTATCGATTTTAGAAGGTAGTGATTGGGGTAGTTTTTTTGATACTAAATTAAGTGAAGAGGTTATTGATGTCTTGATTAAAGATCAAAGATCAGTTCGACAGGTCAAAAAAAGTCTGAAAAATTCTTACGTTAATGCATATCAAAATAAGCGTAGTTACCTGATCGTTGATGACCTAGAAATTATTCAAGATAAGACTGTTCCAATGGGATTTTATTAG
- a CDS encoding site-specific integrase encodes MMKRTEKAYLERAESIKKRFENETGKDLHKSISAFFDWIENHTSDWSPSTRRQYKSALSFWCEQEGIELDSNIFSQGFRSNVSKKEVRKKHGKRTSAQKLKSMNPKVWRHVRFELENSRSRAANLTLNILKASAYFGLRPVEWAYSEFVFELAGGKGCGINIRNAKATQNRSFGEYRVVVMDDVQDEYMSLFKEAVSSVGEVFEHFNQLKVGLNGAEDLEPINEEYRRQVDLELRACRFLLGQINTRLEQQKIIKKGQRITLYSGRHQFAANAKLAGLKPIEIAALMGHGAQDTNEKFYGRKVNGSGGFGVCASSDDMEAINDRNKDKQCEIEVGLSR; translated from the coding sequence ATGATGAAGCGAACTGAGAAAGCGTATCTGGAGCGAGCAGAATCGATTAAGAAACGTTTTGAAAATGAGACGGGAAAGGATTTACATAAAAGTATTTCAGCTTTTTTTGACTGGATTGAGAATCATACTTCGGATTGGTCTCCCTCTACACGGAGGCAATATAAATCTGCGCTCAGTTTTTGGTGTGAACAGGAAGGTATTGAATTGGATAGCAATATTTTTTCTCAGGGTTTCCGGTCAAATGTTTCTAAAAAAGAAGTCCGCAAAAAACACGGAAAAAGAACTTCCGCCCAGAAATTAAAGAGTATGAATCCTAAAGTTTGGCGCCACGTTCGATTTGAATTAGAAAACTCTCGCTCAAGAGCCGCAAATCTTACATTAAATATATTAAAAGCATCCGCTTACTTTGGGCTAAGACCTGTGGAATGGGCTTATTCAGAATTTGTATTCGAATTAGCAGGTGGTAAAGGTTGCGGAATTAATATCAGAAATGCCAAAGCAACTCAAAATCGTTCGTTTGGGGAGTATCGAGTCGTTGTGATGGATGATGTTCAAGATGAATACATGTCTTTGTTTAAAGAAGCAGTTTCTTCAGTGGGTGAAGTTTTTGAACACTTCAATCAACTAAAGGTTGGTCTTAATGGTGCAGAAGACCTTGAACCGATAAACGAAGAATATAGACGTCAAGTTGACCTTGAGCTACGAGCTTGCAGGTTTTTATTAGGTCAAATAAATACACGATTAGAACAACAGAAAATCATTAAAAAAGGTCAACGAATCACTTTATATTCAGGACGCCATCAGTTTGCAGCAAATGCAAAACTTGCTGGATTAAAGCCAATAGAGATTGCAGCATTGATGGGACACGGTGCACAGGATACGAATGAAAAGTTTTATGGCCGTAAAGTTAATGGCAGTGGTGGTTTTGGAGTATGTGCTTCTAGTGATGATATGGAAGCGATAAATGACAGGAATAAGGATAAACAATGTGAAATTGAAGTCGGTTTGTCACGCTAA